One region of Centropristis striata isolate RG_2023a ecotype Rhode Island chromosome 3, C.striata_1.0, whole genome shotgun sequence genomic DNA includes:
- the lrig1 gene encoding LOW QUALITY PROTEIN: leucine-rich repeats and immunoglobulin-like domains protein 1 (The sequence of the model RefSeq protein was modified relative to this genomic sequence to represent the inferred CDS: deleted 1 base in 1 codon), with product MAASLGRFGYVSRCVFYLILSVELFISYGLGSDLPCAQNCTCSGDSVDCSNLELTATPLDLPVRTVSLNLGHNKLTAINTEAFNNLPNLRELRLDHNELTSIPDLGQAASKIVSLYLHHNKIRVIDGRRTRELASVETLDLSNNDITELRGHSFPAGLQIRDLYLSNNKISVLELGALDHLGSTLQVLRLSRNRISQIPVKAFQLPRLTQLELNRNRIRQVEGLTFQGLSSLEVLKLQRNSISKLTDGAFWDLAKMKVLHLDYNSLTEVNSGSLYGLTSLQQLFLSNNSIARINPDGWKFCQKLRELNLSYNNLTRLDEGSLAVLGDLHSLRLGHNSISHITEGAFRGLKAVRVLELDHNDISGTIEDTNGAFSGLDSLNKLTLFGNKIKSVAKKAFSGLETLEHLNLGENAIRSIQPDAFSKMKNLKTLLIQSDSFLCDCQLHWLPDWLVTRGLQTGVNATCAHPESLKGTSIFQAPSSSFVCDDLPKPQITVQPETSVTVLGSDVRLTCTAASSSSSPMTFAWRKDQELLRHAETENFAHVRAHHQGTTSDVPGAAGGVMEYTTILHLRHVTFAHEGRYQCIITNHFGSTYSSKARLIVNVLPSFVKTPRDSTIRTGQTARLECAAEGHPAPQIAWQKDGGTDFPAARERRMHVMPDDDVFFIMDVKPEDMGVYSCTAKNTAGTVSANATLTVLETPHLAQDLEDRRVVVGDTVALQCKALGSPPPRITWLRNDQPLRPSDRHHFTPGNQLLVIGSASLEDAGRYTCLMSNTLGTERAHSQLVVTRSPCAPPVGPSTVTIGIIVIAVVTSIVVTSLVWVCIIYQTRKKSEECSVTNTDETIVPPDVPSYLSSQGTLSERQDVCIRVETGGGPQPNGHIVDTTGFDGAVVCSDCMENGSSYSKDSDYLTHGFSHTGGHMEYQQNSIPPPYSHCYPGELHDAGQHSAPLCNGTPNGIRKDIQGSTFPKNHNTLHLNQHDRKASRAPACSPSQDESFHKPVKLASVTSHHGRLDSDCEPELRQTLLSNGHALRASQNESAPLRRASD from the exons aAATCTTGGCCACAACAAGCTGACTGCCATCAATACTGAAGCATTTAACAACCTTCCCAACCTGAGAGAGCT GCGGCTGGACCACAATGAGCTGACCTCCATACCAGATTTAGGACAGGCTGCTTCCAAGATTGTATCTCTCTACCT acATCATAATAAGATCCGCGTTATAGACGGGAGGCGGACCAGAGAGCTGGCTTCTGTGGAGACCCTGGACCTGAGCAATAATGACATCACTGAGCTCAGAGGGCACAGCTTTCCTGCAGGCCTCCAAATCAGAGACCT GTACCTGAGCAACAACAAGATCAGCGTGTTGGAGCTCGGAGCTCTTGACCATCTGGGCTCGACTCTACAGGTCCTGAGACTGAGCCGAAACCGCATCAGCCAGATCCCCGTGAAAGCCTTCCAGCTCCCGAGGCTCACCCAGCT TGAGCTGAACAGGAACCGTATTCGTCAGGTGGAGGGTCTGACCTTCCAGGGTCTGTCCAGCCTCGAGGTCCTCAAGCTGCAAAGAAACAGCATCAGCAAACTGACTGACGGGGCCTTCTGGGACCTGGCCAAGATGAAAGTCCT TCACCTGGACTACAACAGCCTGACCGAGGTGAACAGTGGCTCCCTGTACGGCCTGACCTCTCTTCAGCAGTTATTCCTCAGTAACAACTCCATAGCCCGCATCAACCCTGATGGATGGAAGTTTTGCCAGAAGCTGAGGGAACT GAATCTGTCGTACAACAACTTGACTCGTCTGGATGAAGGCAGCCTGGCTGTGCTGGGGGATCTCCACTCTCTCCGTCTGGGCCACAACTCCATCAGCCACATCACCGAGGGAGCCTTCAGAGGCCTCAAGGCCGTGCGCGTCCT GGAGCTGGACCATAATGACATCTCTGGCACAATAGAGGACACCAACGGGGCCTTCTCTGGA TTGGACAGCCTCAACAAGCT GACTCTGTTTGGAAACAAGATCAAGTCAGTGGCCAAGAAAGCCTTCTCCGGCCTGGAGACCCTGGAACACCT GAACTTGGGAGAGAACGCTATCCGCTCCATCCAGCCCGATGCCTTCAGTAAAATGAAGAACCTCAAAACACT TCTCATTCAGAGTGACAGCTTCCTGTGTGACTGccagctccactggctgccCGACTGGTTGGTGACACGTGGGCTGCAGACTGGTGTCAATGCCACCTGTGCCCACCCGGAGAGCCTGAAGGGCACCAGCATCTTCCAGGCTCCGTCCAGCAGCTTTGTGTGCg ACGACCTTCCGAAGCCCCAAATCACCGTGCAGCCAGAGACTTCGGTGACGGTCCTCGGTAGCGATGTGCGTCTCACCTGTACTGCAGCAAGCAGCAGCTCCTCCCCCATGACCTTTGCGTGGCGTAAGGACCAGGAGCTGCTTCGTCATGCAGAGACGGAAAACTTTGCCCATGTGCGCGCTCACCACCAGGGCACAACATCTGACGTGCCAGGTGCAGCCGGAGGCGTGATGGAGTACACCACTATCCTGCATCTGCGGCACGTCACCTTCGCCCATGAGGGTCGATACCAGTGCATCATCACAAACCACTTTGGCTCCACCTACTCCAGCAAAGCCCGCCTCATCGTCAACG TTCTCCCATCCTTTGTGAAGACTCCCAGGGACAGCACCATCAGGACAGGTCAGACAGCGAGGCTCGAGTGCGCCGCAGAGGGTCACCCGGCACCGCAGATCGCCTGGCAGAAGGACGGCGGCACAGATTTCCCTGCTGCCCGTGAGCGCAGAATGCACGTCATGCCCGACGACGACGTGTTCTTCATCATGGACGTCAAGCCGGAAGACATGGGCGTGTACAGCTGCACCGCCAAAAACACAGCTGGCACCGTCTCTGCCAACGCCACCCTCACCGTGCTGG aAACCCCCCACCTGGCCCAGGACCTGGAGGACCGCAGGGTGGTGGTCGGGGACACGGTGGCCTTGCAGTGTAAGGCCCTGGGCAGCCCTCCGCCCCGCATCACCTGGCTGCGCAACGACCAGCCGCTCCGCCCATCCGACAGACACCACTTCACCCCGGGGAACCAGCTGCTGGTCATCGGCTCCGCCTCGCTGGAGGACGCCGGCCGCTACACCTGCCTCATGTCCAACACCCTGGGCACGGAGCGCGCTCACAGCCAGCTGGTGGTGACTCGCAGCCCCTGTGCTCCGCCGGTGGGACCAAGCACGGTCACTATAGGGATCATAGTCATCGCCGTGGTGACGAGTATTGTGGTGACGTCGCTGGTGTGGGTGTGCATCATCTACCAGACCAGGAAGAAGAGCGAGGAGTGCAGTGTCACCAACACAG ATGAGACGATCGTTCCTCCAGACGTCCCCAGCTACCTCTCCTCTCAGGGCACGCTGTCCGAGCGGCAGGATGTGTGTATCCGCGTGGAGACCGGCGGTGGACCTCAGCCCAACGGACACATCGTAGACACCACAG GTTTTGACGGCGCAGTAGTGTGTTCAGACTGCATGGAGAACGGCAGCAGCTACTCCAAAGACTCTGACTACCTGACACACGGGTTCAGCCACACTGGAGGCCACATGGAGTACCAGCAGAACTCTATACCCCCACCCTACTCCCACTGTTATCCAGGGGAGCTGCATGACGCAGGGCAACACTCGGCCCCGCTCTGCAACGGGACACCCAATGGGATCCGGAAGGACATTCAAGGATCCACGTTTCCAAAAAACCACAATACGTTACACCTGAACCAACACGATAGAAAAG CGAGCAGAGCGCCGGCGTGCTCCCCATCGCAGGACGAATCCTTCCACAAGCCGGTGAAGCTGGCCAGCGTGACGAGCCACCATGGCCGTCTGGACAGTGACTGTGAGCCTGAGCTCAGGCAGACTCTGCTGTCCAACGGACACGCCCTCAGAGCCTCTCAGAATGAGAGCGCCCCCCTAAGGAGAGCCAGCGACTAG